From one Lotus japonicus ecotype B-129 chromosome 3, LjGifu_v1.2 genomic stretch:
- the LOC130744381 gene encoding putative 3,4-dihydroxy-2-butanone kinase → MTNFLDVVYPGSGDMDHDQHQVMDQNQPINDILTTTFQHIISKDYYGVSFSGGSRVIALVNGLGSTPLIEVMIIAGKATLVLEKKHGLTLDILYAGSFMTTLEKSGFSISIIRSDPYILRRIVFRTSAPSLPYFDIDFRYKASCPEIIPESPLVNFYKNLEVVGNLTNEGLRMKLIVNNVCTGAIELKEQLDEFEKILGDGDICGSNLCRVAQIVKMSWNCGVAALKKYYRFAVGCRTALDAILPTVTVLQEELVSGSYPDIVFRKYVDAAMKGAKYTQFMLSKVGMISPEIQKLTPDPGDICVAELYNSIVVAALARSSSGNDSS, encoded by the exons ATGACCAATTTTTTAGATGTTGTTTACCCGGGTAGTGGGGATATGGACCATGACCAGCATCAAGTCATGGACCAAAACCAACCTATCAACGATATACTTACAACAACCTTTCAACATATTATCTCTAAGGACTATTATGGGGTTTCGTTTAGTGGAGGTTCTAGAGTTATTGCTTTGGTCAATGGATTAGGTTCAACTCCTTTGATTGAGGTGATGATCATAGCTGGCAAAGCAACTTTAGTGTTAGAGAAAAAACATGGATTGACTTTAGACATTCTCTATGCTGGTTCCTTCATGACCACTCTTGAAAAGAGTGGTTTCTCCATTTCTATTATCCGATCTGATCCATACATTCTTCGGAGGATTGTTTTCCGAACAAGTGCTCCTTCTTTGCCATATTTTGACATTGATTTTCGTTATAAAGCTTCTTGTCCAGAAATTATACCGGAATCCCCATTGGTGAATTTCTACAAGAATCTAGAAGTTGTAGGAAATCTCACCAATGAAGGTCTTCGAATGAAATTAATTGTGAACAATGTTTGTACGGGTGCTATTGAACTAAAGGAGCAGTTAGATGAGTTTGAGAAGATACTTGGGGATGGTGATATATGTGGCAGCAATTTGTGCAGAGTGGCTCAAATTGTGAAGATGAGTTGGAACT GTGGTGTTGCTGCTTTGAAAAAGTACTATAGATTTGCAGTTGGTTGCAGAACAGCCCTCGATGCCATTCTTCCTACTGTGACGGTTCTCCAAGAGGAGTTGGTATCTGGATCTTATCCTGATATTGTTTTCAGAAAATATGTGGACGCAGCAATGAAGGGTGCAAAATATACCCAATTTATGCTATCAAAGGTTGGGATGATTTCTCCTGAAATTCAGAAGCTAACTCCAGATCCTGGGGATATTTGCGTAGCTGAATTGTACAACTCTATTGTAGTGGCGGCTCTGGCACGTTCCTCTAGTGGTAATGATTCCTCTTAA
- the LOC130743421 gene encoding uncharacterized protein LOC130743421 isoform X1 encodes MSPVQKYALKPSTWPDFSVELDPKMEHLQVPSDFYEKHKTALGDRVVIMDPVGGEFSFRLLAGNLGGLIFECVAEFLRRYGLKENHLCDFFYFGKNTFIVKILDGTLKEISYGVGTSLSQPIVIDDGDEEVVDDEDPVGDDEDAEEDEEDDGIMEVSEGEEENGVNRVLHPFDKVITKSDSKGDQTLSLPMMYVRNHVRPNWQHVVLQTPEGRTYACELKRRNPGEDDTPCNIGKDWNKFVKENKLKRGDTVHFRPDSVANNMIYVSIIRRKQR; translated from the exons ATGAGTCCTGTCCAAAAGTATGCTCTAAAACCCTCTACTTGGCCTGATTTCAGTGTAGAGTTAGATCCCAAAATG GAGCACCTGCAAGTACCGAGTGATTTTTATGAGAAACATAAAACTGCCTTGGGGGATCGTGTTGTCATTATGGATCCAGTAGGTGGGGAGTTCTCTTTTAGGTTACTTGCTGGGAACTTAGGGGGCTTGATTTTTGAATGTGTTGCTGAATTTTTAAGGAGATATGGCCTGAAAGAAAATCACTTATGTGATTTTTTCTATTTTGGAAAAAACACATTTATTGTGAAGATTTTGGATGGTACCCTGAAAGAAATTAGCTATGGTGTTGGCACTTCCCTAAGCCAACCTATAGTaattgatgatggtgatgaggaGGTTGTGGATGATGAGGATCCAGTGGGAGATGATGAGGAtgctgaagaagatgaggaggatGATGGAATTATGGAAGTTAGTGAAGGAGAGGAAGAAAATGGTGTGAACAGGGTTCTTCACCCATTTGATAAGGTGATTACTAAATCAGATTCAAAAGGAGATCAGACTTTG TCACTACCCATGATGTATGTTCGGAACCATGTTAGGCCAAATTGGCAGCATGTTGTTCTACAAACCCCGGAGGGTAGAACCTACGCTTGTGAGTTGAAAAGGAGGAATCCAGGAGAGGATGATACTCCTTGCAACATTGGGAAGGATTGGAATAAGTTCGTTAAGGAGAACAAGTTGAAGAGGGGGGACACCGTGCACTTTAGACCAGATAGCGTTGCTAATAATATGATTTACGTTAGTATTATTCGTAGGAAGCAGCGTTGA
- the LOC130743421 gene encoding uncharacterized protein LOC130743421 isoform X2 has translation MDPVGGEFSFRLLAGNLGGLIFECVAEFLRRYGLKENHLCDFFYFGKNTFIVKILDGTLKEISYGVGTSLSQPIVIDDGDEEVVDDEDPVGDDEDAEEDEEDDGIMEVSEGEEENGVNRVLHPFDKVITKSDSKGDQTLSLPMMYVRNHVRPNWQHVVLQTPEGRTYACELKRRNPGEDDTPCNIGKDWNKFVKENKLKRGDTVHFRPDSVANNMIYVSIIRRKQR, from the exons ATGGATCCAGTAGGTGGGGAGTTCTCTTTTAGGTTACTTGCTGGGAACTTAGGGGGCTTGATTTTTGAATGTGTTGCTGAATTTTTAAGGAGATATGGCCTGAAAGAAAATCACTTATGTGATTTTTTCTATTTTGGAAAAAACACATTTATTGTGAAGATTTTGGATGGTACCCTGAAAGAAATTAGCTATGGTGTTGGCACTTCCCTAAGCCAACCTATAGTaattgatgatggtgatgaggaGGTTGTGGATGATGAGGATCCAGTGGGAGATGATGAGGAtgctgaagaagatgaggaggatGATGGAATTATGGAAGTTAGTGAAGGAGAGGAAGAAAATGGTGTGAACAGGGTTCTTCACCCATTTGATAAGGTGATTACTAAATCAGATTCAAAAGGAGATCAGACTTTG TCACTACCCATGATGTATGTTCGGAACCATGTTAGGCCAAATTGGCAGCATGTTGTTCTACAAACCCCGGAGGGTAGAACCTACGCTTGTGAGTTGAAAAGGAGGAATCCAGGAGAGGATGATACTCCTTGCAACATTGGGAAGGATTGGAATAAGTTCGTTAAGGAGAACAAGTTGAAGAGGGGGGACACCGTGCACTTTAGACCAGATAGCGTTGCTAATAATATGATTTACGTTAGTATTATTCGTAGGAAGCAGCGTTGA
- the LOC130744382 gene encoding protein FAR1-RELATED SEQUENCE 5-like yields MAEINEEAHVDLSNSGGMNESQDLNDISDNSDGDDVVNNDSSQQQCKLIPELTIDEIRELEFLSEQDAVEFYQHYAQFKGFGVRKDDVRRDRKGNVVSRQLVCNREGERHEKHLKNVSRVKEAKPITRVSCQAKFRVRFEANSSKWKVVYFEPEHNHELTLAKQVHLIPAFRGLTNGDKAQVDTLKLYGVRSCNIMGLMMGQKGGHDSVGFLKKDLYNHVDKNKRISFGAGDAAGSLNYFTRKGEKDPMFYFRFTRTSNDNLENLFWCDGTSRLDYQAFGDVIVFDSTYKKNKYNKPVVIFSGYNHHKETTIFACALVSDETVDTYKWVLQRLDEAMFGKHPKAVVTDGDKAMREAIKVVFPNSTHRLCGWHIQQNAVKKIHLPKFLDDFDYLIFGNFSPQRFESKWESMIEKYDLREDKWIKQMYETKEMWATAFMRERFFAGIRTTSLCEGINSFIKKYVTCKNSMLDFIYNFERAVEEYRHNELASDFRSCYGEPVLATALSGIEQGAAKLLTRNMFREVRHVMEQALSLNLVERSEVCNTVMIKLSVCGRSSSQFLVVYDKNQSTFECDCGLSDFKGIPCSHIICAMRIEDFTTFPASLVSNRWLKTAKVDYIHTIPSIELDSEKVKLLRRGAISAACNFLSEYAADGATDFSAVIEDIYKLVSKVQKRRHPKSTEGNLFVIRDPAVVRTRGARKKLKTKKKKRLCSNCRKSGHTIRTCPTFFEGVGDDEVDEGDSSVELDDDSITENTVVSLAGGDNGGSTSRQIGTAKRKVGDNGNVGSVQGNERDVLSPSAGPQIDAAGPTLNFGDGMNMFPQFPPPS; encoded by the exons ATGGCTGAAATTAATGAAGAGGCTCATGTGGACTTGTCTAATTCTGGAGGCATGAATGAGTCTCAGGATCTGAATGATATCTCAGATAATTCTGATGGAGATGATGTGGTCAATAATGATTCTTCCCAACAACAGTGCAAGCTAATTCCTGAGTTGACTATTGATGAAATTAGGGAGCTGGAGTTTTTGTCTGAGCAGGATGCCGTTGAGTTTTACCAGCACTATGCCCAGTTTAAAGGTTTTGGGGTTAGGAAGGATGATGTTCGGCGCGATCGAAAAGGTAATGTTGTTAGTCGCCAACTTGTTTGTAATAGGGAAGGTGAGAGACATGAGAAGCATTTGAAAAATGTTAGTCGAGTGAAAGAGGCTAAGCCAATTACCAGAGTATCATGCCAAGCTAAATTTCGTGTACGTTTCGAGGCAAACTCCAGCAAGTGGAAGGTTGTTTATTTTGAACCTGAGCACAATCATGAGTTGACACTGGCTAAGCAAGTTCATTTAATTCCAGCATTCAGGGGATTGACTAATGGTGATAAGGCTCAAGTTGACACACTAAAGCTCTATGGCGTGAGGAGTTGCAACATAATGGGTCTCATGATGGGACAAAAAGGAGGTCATGATTCAGTTGGTtttttgaaaaaggacttatacAACCATGTCGATAAGAATAAAAGGATCAGTTTTGGTGCTGGTGATGCTGCTGGTTCATTAAACTATTTTACGCGGAAAGGGGAGAAGGATCCGATGTTTTATTTCAGGTTCACGAGAACAAGTAATGATAATCTTGAAAATTTGTTCTGGTGTGATGGAACCAGTCGTCTTGACTACCAAGCTTTTGGAGATGTAATCGTGTTTGACAGCACTTACAAAAAGAACAAGTACAACAAGCCTGTTGTTATATTTTCTGGTTACAATCATCACAAGGAGACTACTATTTTTGCATGTGCATTGGTTTCTGATGAGACTGTGGATACTTACAAGTGGGTTTTACAAAGATTGGATGAAGCTATGTTTGGGAAGCATCCTAAAGCTGTCGTGACAGATGGAGATAAAGCTATGCGTGAGGCAATTAAGGTAGTGTTTCCAAATTCAACCCACAGGCTTTGTGGATGGCACATTCAGCAAAATGCAGTTAAGAAAATTCATTTGCCTAAATTCTTAGATGACTTTGACTATTTGATCTTTGGTAATTTCAGTCCTCAGCGGTTTGAATCAAAGTGGGAGAGTATGATTGAAAAGTATGATCTTCGTGAGGACAAATGGATTAAACAAATGTATGAAACAAAGGAGATGTGGGCAACTGCATTTATGAGAGAGAGATTTTTTGCTGGAATTAGGACTACCTCGCTATGCGAAGGTATCAACTCTTTCATTAAGAAGTATGTGACGTGCAAAAATAGTATGCTGGATTTCATTTATAATTTTGAGAGAGCTGTGGAAGAGTATAGGCACAATGAGTTAGCCTCTGACTTTAGGTCATGTTATGGGGAGCCTGTGTTAGCCACTGCTTTGAGTGGCATTGAACAAGGAGCTGCTAAACTGTTGACCAGAAATATGTTTAGGGAAGTTAGACATGTCATGGAACAAGCTTTGAGCCTTAACCTTGTTGAACGGTCAGAGGTGTGCAACACAGTAATGATAAAGCTGAGTGTATGTGGCAGATCCAGTTCTCAATTCTTGGTTGTTTATGATAAGAATCAGAGCACATTTGAGTGTGATTGTGGGCTATCTGATTTTAAGGGCATTCCTTGTTCTCACATCATATGTGCTATGAGGATTGAGGACTTCACCACATTTCCTGCATCTCTTGTTTCCAACCGGTGGTTGAAGACTGCGAAGGTGGATTACATACACACAATACCCTCCATTGAGCTTGATTCTGAAAAAGTGAAATTGTTGCGTAGAGGTGCCATTTCTGCTGCATGCAATTTTCTTAGTGAATATGCCGCTGATGGTGCTACAGATTTTTCAGCCGTAATTGAGGATATATACAAACTGGTCTCGAAAGTTCAGAAACGTCGTCATCCGAAATCTACTGAAGGTAATTTATTTGTGATTCGTGACCCAGCTGTCGTGAGAACCCGAGGTGCACGAAAGAAGTTGAAgactaagaagaagaaaagactcTGTTCTAATTGTAGAAAGAGTGGCCACACAATCCGGACATGTCCTACATTTTTTGAGGGAGTCGGAGATGATGAAGTAGATGAAGGAGATTCATCTGTTGAGCTGGATGATGATAGCATTACTGAAAAT ACTGTGGTGTCATTAGCAGGAGGAGATAATGGAGGTTCTACTTCAAGGCAAATAGGCACAGCCAAAAGAAAG GTTGGAGATAATGGCAATGTTGGTAGTGTTCAAGGTAATGAACGCGATGTTTTATCACCGTCAGCTGGTCCACAAATTGATGCTGCAGGTCCTACACTGAATTTTGGGGACGGAATGAATATGTTCCCTCAATTTCCCCCACCTAGCTAG